The genomic segment CAGGCGGATACCGTCAATCACGGAGGCCCGGACAAGGCGGTGTGCGCCTACCCGTACCGTCATTATGCATTTTGGGAAGAGAGGCTTGGCAGGTCGCTCGAATTCGGCGCATTCGGCGAGAACTTCACGATCGACGAAATCGACGAATCCCAAGTTTGCATCGGCGACGTATTCAAAATCGGCGAAGTGACGCTTCAGATCAGCCAGCCGCGCGTGCCCTGCTGGAAGCTGGCGATGAAGTGGGGCGTGGACGATCTGCCGGCAATGGTACGCGATACGGGGAAAACCGGATTTTATTTCCGCGTGCTGTCGCCGGGCGCAGTCGAACCGGGCAAGCTCTTCCTTGTATCGCGCGACTTTGGCGGCGTCACGGTAGAAGAAGCGAACAGGGTCATGCATCGGGGAAAAGAGGACCGGGAAGGCATGCAACGACTGCTCGCGGTCGATGCGCTCGCGGACAGCTGGAGGGAGACGCTCACGGCAAGGCTGTCGCGTCTTGCGCAGTCCCGATGACGGGCAAGTACGCGGGACGCACGGTCATCGTAACGGGCGCCGCCGGCGGTATCGGGCGCCATCTGTCGCGGGCTTACGCCGAAGCTGGCGCTTCAGTCGCGCTTAGCGACATGCCCGGCACGGACGGCGAGGCGCTGGCAGCGCAGCTGGCGGGAGAGGGGCTCGCTGCGCTGTTTATCGCGGCCGATCTGTCCGAAGCCGCGGCGGCAGCGCGCATCGTAGAGCAAGCCATGGATTGGACGGGGCGCGTCGACGTCCTCGTGCACAATGCCGGCATCGGCATCTGGAAGTCGCCGCTCGAGCTGACGCTCGTGGAGTGGGACCGCGTCATGAACATCAATCTGCGCGGCGCCTTTCTGTGCGGACGCGAAGCGGCCAAAGCGATGAAGCATACGGGGGGCGGGGCCATCGTCAACATCGCATCGACGCGCGCGCTGCAATCCGAGCCGAACTCGGAAGCGTACGCGGCATCCAAGGGCGGCATTCTGGCTTTGACGCATGCGCTGGCTCTCTCGCTCGGTCCGGACGGCATCGCGGTGAATGCGGTCAGCCCGGGATGGATCGAGACGGGGGACTATGCCGCTTTGCGGCCGGTCGATCACGATCAGCATCCGTCCGGGCGAGTGGGCAAGCCGTCGGACGTGGTCAGGGCCTGCTTCTATTTAACGGACCCCGGGGGCGGCTTCGTTACCGGAACGAATCTTGTCGTGGACGGCGGCATGACCCGCAAAATGATTTACGAGCCGTAAGGTACGCCTGCAATCCATTTGGAGAAAATCTTTAATGGCCTTAATGGTTCGCGGTATAAATCGCTTGTAAACGAGACGACGGTTTCCCGCTCAGGAATGACGAACAGAAATTGACCGCCGTAGCCCATGGCATAATAGATGTGCGGCTTCAAAGGCTCGCTTCCGCCGCCTGTGAACGTCCACCAGTGATAGCCGTACGAACCGAGCCAATCGTAGGTGTGATGCCTGGCGACGGTGGACTCCGCGATCCAGGCCTCAGGCACGATGCGACGGCCGGCCCATCTGCCGCGCGCCAGCATAAGCAGGCCGAGCTTGAACAGGTCTTCGCCGCGGAGAGCGAGGCCGAAGCCGCCGATCGACACGCCTTGCGGGTCCGCGTGCCACTGCCATTCCAAGATGCCGAGCGGTCCGAACAGATGCCGGGCGGCGTACGCTTCGGCCGTCATGCCGGACTCCCGCTGCAAGACGAGGCTAAGCAGATGCGAGCATCCCGAATTGTAAGACATTTCTACGCCTGGCCTCGTCGCCGTCCGTCTGTCCAGAATGAAGCCGACCCAGTCGTCCGATTCGCACATCGGATTGGGTCGACCGCCCCAGGCGCCCCACTCCGGCCAGTCTATGCCGGCTGTCATCGACAGCAAATGATGAAGCCGGATTCGCCCGAGCGAAGCGGAGATGCGCGGCAGACAGCCGGCGAGCGGCGTATGGAGCGACGGGAATTCGCCTCGTTCGAGCGCGATGCCGACGAGAAGCGAGAGCACGCTTTTCGTCACCGAGTTGACCTTGTGCAGCCGCTCCGCCGAACGGGCGTTGCGCGCGTAATCGAGCGTTTGCGCGTCGGGGCCGCCGCCGATCCGGACACGGCATGTGTCGATCTTGCAGGCTTCGGCGGCGCGCTGCAGTCCTTCGAGATCGGCCGTCTTGCGTCCCGTCGTCGTCAACGTCATTCTGCACGCCTCCTTATGTCGGCCTATTATACCCGTCTCCGGCATGTCTGAAGCGAATTTATGATATAATGTACAGCAATGCGCTGAAGGTTTTTCTGCCGCTACTAGGGGGGACTGGCTACAATGGAAAGGCGTTTTGTCATCGAGGCGGTCATGATCGCCATATATGGTCAGCTGCTTCTGCCGAAACGGCCTGTGGAATACCGGATTCCGTATTCGACAGTGATGGAATTGTACGATATGAAGGATAGCGACGAGCCCGTCATGCCCGACCCGGACGACGACCGACACGTCAAAGGCAAGATCGGGGAGATGATCGCCTACTTCGAAGATCCGTTCAATAAAAAGAAACTCGAGCGCTCGCTGCTCGCGCCTTGGCGGGAGAGCCCGCCGCTGCCGATCAACGATATGGTTACCCTTGTCGTGGTCAACGCGGCCGAGAACATGCAGTACGGCGAACTGCTCGACCCGATCGAGACGGAGATCGTGCTGACGTCGCTAAGAGTGCAGAGTCCGATTCTGACCGACCACATCGAATTCCAGGACAAGGTCGTTCAGAACGCGATCCCGGTCCAGGTGTTCGATATCGACGATTACGAATTCGCTGTGGAGGAAGATTCAGCTCCGACCGAATTCAACCCTTGAGAGCTGCCGGCTTCCGCCGGCGGCTCTCGTTGTTGTCCGGGCGACCATTATGATAGAATGAGGGCGTTCCCAACATCTTCAAGGAGGCTCATGCGATGCTCGTGACGACTACGCCCAATGTGGAAGGATACAGAATTACGTCCTATTACGGAATGGTGAACGGAGAGACGATCATGGGCGCGAACATTTTCCGAGACTTCATGGCCTCGATCACCGACGTCGTCGGCGGCAGGTCAGGCTCCTATGAGAACAAGCTGAAGCAGGCGAGAGACATCGCCGTGTCCGAAATGGTCGAACAGGCCAAGCGGATGGGCGCCAATGCCATCGTCGGAGTCGACGTGGATTACGAGGTCGTGCGGGAAGGCATGCTCATGGTAGCGGTCAGCGGAACGGCGGTTACCGTCGAAGCTTAATCGTCACCGATGGAATATTAGCGAATCTTCTTCTATGAATTCTATGAAGTGGGAGGAATGCAGCATGCTATATCGCAAGTTGGGATCGACCGATCTAAAAATATCCGCGGTAGGCGTCGGTACCTGGCAGTTCGGCGACGAGTGGGGCAGGAGCTACGATCAGCGCGAGGCGGACGCCATTCTAGGCAGGGCCGCCGAGCTCGGCATCAATCTGATCGATACCGCCGAGTGCTATGGCGACCACCTGTCCGAGTCGCTGATCGGTCCGGCGATCCGGGGACGCCGCTCCGATTGGGTGCTCGCCACCAAGTTCGGACATCATTTTCACGGTCCGTTCGAGCGCACCGACGCATTCGATCCGCAGGACGTCGTGCGCCAGCTGGAAGCTTCCCTGAAGGCGCTGCAGACCGATTATATCGATCTCTATCAATTCCACTCCGGTCCTGATGCCGAGTTCGATACGGACGGTCTCTGGGATGTTCTGGGCCGGCAGGTCGAAGCGGGCAAGATCAGGCATCTGGGCATATCGATCGGATCCAACCGCAACGTCTATCAGACGTCCAAGGCGACGGAGGTCGGCGCGCAGGCGATCCAGGTGGTGTACAATCGGCTCGATCGCGCGCCGGAGGAGGAAGTATTCCCGTCCTGCAAGGCGCAGAGTCTAGGCGTGCTTGCCCGGGTGCCGCTTGCGAGCGGCTTTCTTAGCGGGAAGTACAAGCCGGGCGCCACGTTCCCGAGCGACGACGTTCGCTCGCGGCGCGAACGCGAGGATGCCGACCGGCTGCTGCGCGAAGCGGAGGAGATCAAGCGCACGGAGGTGCCGGAGGGCGTCGACATGGCGTCCTGGGCGCTGGCCTGGTGCCTGCGGCATCCGGCCGTGACCGCCGTCATTCCGGGCTGCAAGGACGTCGCGCAGGTCGAGGCGAACGCGGCGGCGGTCGCATTAGTCGCGGCGGGGCATCCGCAGGACGCTTGATCGGGCCATTGTTCGGCAACGTTCGGGTTGTTGGCGAATAGAAGCGGCGCCTTCAAGCAAATACTGGGGGGAAACCCAAGAAGGCGGTGCCCCCTATGTGCCAAAGATTTTCGCTAGCCGCGGATTTGCCCGAAATTACCCAGCGATACCGGATCGATCAGGTCGTCGGCTCCTACAGGCCCAGGTACAATGTCGCACCGACGCAATACGCCGCCGTCATCGTCGAGGAGCAGCGCGAACGCAAGCTCGAGTCGCTGCGCTGGGGCCTCATGCCTTATTGGTCCCGCGATGCCGTCAATGCGGACGGCCCCGGCATCGGCGACCGGCCGATCTTCAAGCGCATGACGAACAAGCAGCGCTGCGTTATCCCCGTTAGCGGCTTTTACGGCTGGGAGACGAAGGGCAGAGCCCGTCAGCCGATTCATTTCGTTCTTAAAGGGCGAGGAACGTTCGCCGTCCCCGGGTTTTACGAGGTGTGGCCGCGCGTCGAAGGCGGCGATATTCGCGCGTATACGATGCTGACGACGCTTCCCAACGAGATGGTCGGTCCGTATTCGGACCGGATGCCGGCCATTCTGGACGATGAAGGCATCGACGAATGGCTCAATGAGACGAATACGGAATATCGCGGCGTGCTGGGCACCATTCGCGGGATCTCGGCGGATGAGATGATGATGTACCCGGTCGGGGCTTACGTGAACGAGCGGGAGCGCGAGACGCCGGAATGCGTCGAGCCGATCCGCAACTTCTACTCCGCGATTCGGGAGTAGCATAACGAACGTGCCAGAAGGCCCTCCGCGCAGTCGCGTCGGAGGGTCGATTCATGTTACAGGGGAGATGACGCGATGTGCGCGAATCAGACGAAAGATAACGGCGATCAGCCCATACTAGTGTACGTACTGTCAGGCTATCTCGGAAGCGGCAAGACGACCGTGCTGCAAAAGCTGCTCAAAGGCGCCAAGGCGCGAGGCTGGAAGGCGGCGGTGCTTATGAACGAAGCGGGCGACGTCAATCTCGACGGCGAGCTGCTGGCAAAGGACGTGCCCATGGCGGAGCTGCTCGGCGGCTGCATCTGCTGCTCCGTCAAAAACGATCTGGGCCTCTCTCTGCTGCAGCTGGCCCGTGAGCATCGTCCGGACGTCATCTGGATCGAGTCCACCGGCGTGGCGCAGCCGCTTGAGATGATGGATGCCGTGACGGAGGTATCGATGTATGCGAAGCTGGAGCTGCGGGGACTGATCACCGTCGTCGACGCCAGACATTTGCTCGATCGGCTGCGGCTCGGCGCCGGCAAGACGCTGCGACTGATGCGGGAGCAGATTCGAGGCGCGGCGCTGCTTCTGCTGAGCAAGACGGATCTCGTGGGCCGCGGGGAGGCGGAGGAGGTGCGCGCGCAGCTGCGCGAATGGAATCCGTCCGCCGCGATCGAGGATGCGCTGAAGGGGGAGACCGGCACGGATCTGATCACGCTGCTGCCGGGAGCCGTCGACATTGACGTCCGTAATCACTATCATGATCGGCATGGACACAATCACGACCGCCAAGGTCACGATCACGGCGCTCCACGATTGCACGACCATGTTCACGTGCTTACGCATTATCCGTCCGGCCCGTTTTCGAGCGAAAATTTCGAGCGCTTCCTGCGCGAGCTGCCGGCATCGGTGTACCGCGCGAAGGGGATCGTTACGTTTACGGATACGGCCGCGCGCTACTTGTTCCAGTTCGCCTACCGGGAATCCGACTTCATGCCGGTCGCGTCCCGTAACCCGGCGCCCGACGTGATCGTTCTGATCGGCGAAGACTTCAGCGCGTCGGACCTGCGCGAACGGCTTGTCGGCCTGGGAACGGGAACGGATTAGCGCGTTTGCCGCTGCACATAAACCGGACCGGCACAGGGAAACTTAAGCCGGAAAGGGAGGCTGCGGCAAATGAGGGGATTCGAAGCAGGCCGCCTGTCGGTCATCACGAGTTTGATCTTATCCGTCGGATTGGTCAATCATGTCATTATACTTCCGATTGTGCTCGGGACGGCCGGCAGAGACGCATGGATATCCGTTCTGCTGGCCGGCGCCCTGATGCTGATCCTGCTCCTGCCGCTGGCCGCGGTGCTTCGCGATCTGGGACTGCAGCCATTTTCCGCATGGCTGAAGGAAAAGGGCGGAGCCTTCTCGCGGGGGCTCATCTTAACTGTCGTCGTCGTCTACTTGCTGCTGGAGGCGATCATTACGACCGTTGACATGCTGACCTGGACCAACAGCACCTATCTGTCTGAGACGCCGCCGATCGTCACCGCCACGGTTTTCGTGCTCCTCTGCGTCGCTGCCGTACTGGTCGGCATGCAGGCGATCGTCTATATGTCTTGTATCGCTCTCCCGGTCGTTACGGCTCTGGGCATCTTCGTCGCGTCCGGCAATTCGGATCGCAAGGACTATTCCCAACTGCTTCCCCTGATGGAACACGGGGTGGAACCGGTATTAAGGGGGGCCGTCGTATCCTGCAGCGGGCTGACGGAAATGATATTGTTCATACTGCTGCAAATGTACGCCAACAAGCCTTTTCGCCCGATTCATCTGTATGCCACCGGCCTGTTCGTCATTGTACTGTCCGTCGGCCCGACCATAGCCGCCATTTGCGAATTCGGTGTGTTCGAGTCCAGCAGCATGCGTTTTCCCGCTTTTTCGCAGTGGCGCATATTGAGTGTCGGCCGCTATATCGAGCATCTCGATTTTTTTGCCATCTACCAATGGATTAGCGGGGCGCTCATTCGCATCTCGCTTGCGCTTAGTCTCCTGCTCGAGCTGTCCGGCATTCAAAAGCGCAAGGGAAAATTGATCGCCTTGATTTTCATCGGAGTCGCAATGATCGGGCTGACCGTCTATCCGTTCGGGGACAACAATCAATATATTTTCTATAAGGCGATCCGGCCGATTGTCTTTGCGGTGCAGATCGGCCTTCTGTTCTACGTATGGTTGCTGGCGCTTCGCAAGCGCGGAGGGAGGGGCGAGCTGAATGCAAACCGGGCTTGAATGGCTGGACGACGAGATCGCCGGCTGCGCGGATGTGAACGTCGAAAAGCTGTCGGCCGGAAATCGGCAGGCCTCGCTCGTATCGGCGACGGGCATGATCGACAATGTCATTTATAAAGACCGGTTGCTGCCCTCCTTGGACGAATGGCTGGAGGGAAAGAACCTTACCGAAGGCTTTCCCGGCGCGTTTGCGTTGGCCGCATCGAACGACGAAGAGCGTGCGCATGTCCTGGCGCGGCTGTTCTCCGGCAGCGTGCTGATCGTGAGCGACGGGAGGATGCTCGCCTATCCGATCCCCCGCCAGTCGGAACGCTCGCCTGAAGAATCGTCTTCCGAGATTTCGGTCAAAGGGCCGCGCGACGGCTTCGTCGAGAGCTTGCCTATTAACCGTACGCTGGTGCGCAAGCGATTGAAGTCTTCGGATTTGAAGATCGAGTCGTTCTGCGTAGGTACGGACAGCCAGACGGAGATCAACCTGCTCTATCTGAAATCGGCCGCAAGCCGCTCGCTCGTCGAAGAAGCGCGCAAAAGAATCGGGAGGCTGTCGCCCGATATCGTGGTCGGCTCCGGGCAAGTCGAAGAAATGCTGTCCGACAGGTCGCGGGCGCTTTTTCCCCTCGTCAACTATACCGGCCGGCCGGATTATATCGTCGAATGCTTGGGACTCGGTCGCGTTGCCATCATCGTGGACGGCCTCCCGCTCGTGTATACGGCGCCGACCAATATGTTCGAGCTGCTCAAGTCTCCGGAGGACATTCACAACTCGTATTATTTCGTAACGATGGAGAGGCTGCTTCGCTTGCTAGGCCTGCTCATTACGCTCACCCTGCCCGGATTCTGGGTGGCGGTATCAACGTTTAACATCGACCAGATTCCGTTCCCGCTCATGGCGACGATCGTCGTCTCGCGAATCGGCCTGCCGATGTCGACCGCGATCGAGATGTTTCTCATGCTGTTCATGTTCGAGCTGTTTCGCGAAGCGGGCGTTCGTCTGCCGAGGGCCGTAGGGCAGACCGTCGCGGTCGTGGGCGGCATTATCATCGGGGACGCGGCGATCCGGGCGGGGCTTACTTCGCCTACGATGCTGGTCGTCAGCGCCGTGACGTACGTCACCTCGTTCATGCTCGTCAATCAGACGTTGCTCGGGACCGTCAACCTGCTTCGTTTTGTCGTGCTAATATTTTCGACTGGTCTCGGCATGTTCGGATTTTTTATCGGCGTGTTCTCGATATTGCTGTACATGGTGTCGCTTCGTTCATTCGGAGAACCATACTTGAAACCGGCAGCCCCGTACGAGGCGCGGCGCGCGCGCGGCGCCTTCCTCAAATTCCCGTATACGGATCGAAGGAGCAAGGGGAGCCCCAAACGCGGTGGATCGGGGGGGTGAGTGCGATGCATGCGGCGATGCGAATTCTGGCGCTAGCCATTATGGTCGTCGTCCTGACGGCGTGCTGGGATCAGCGCTCGATTCAGGAGACCAGCTATGTTACAAGCCTGGGAATCGATTATGACGAAAAGGAAGAGCTTTATTCCATATACGGGACGCTCATCACGATGTCCGACGTCGCCAAAACAGAAGGAGCCAGCGGCAAGGCGTTCCCCTCCTACATCGGGCATGGTAAAGGCGAGTCCCCTCAGCTTGCGCTTAAGGCCTTGTATCGAAGCACACAGCTTCGGCCGTCTCTCGATCATCTCATGACAATCGTCGTCAAGGAAAACGCGCTGACGCGAATTCCCGACATTTTGGACAGCTTCAACAGAAGCCGAACCGTGCGTTACAATATTTCTATGGCCGCGACGACCGAGCCGCTCGACGAACTGCTGGCATCCGATACCTTTTTTAATTCGCCGATGTACACGTTTTTGTACACCCGACGCGTTCGCGGTCCCGCTGTGCCCGCTGTTCAGATGATGAATCTGCAAGCGTTCATTCGCCAATTTTACGAGAAAAGCCATACGACCCTGCTGCCGGTTCTTAAACTGGACCGTTCCAGCTGGAAGCAAGGGGGAAAATCGAAAAAATATATATATTTCGATGGCGCGCATGCGATCGTCGGCCAAAAACAGCATGAGGAGCTGGGAGAGCCGCTCGTACAGGGCGTGAAATGGTTCCATTCGGATCAAAAGGGTGCGTTTTTGGAGGTCAGAGACGACGAAGGCAAATTCGTGGCCATCTTCGCGGTGACGACAGGCAAGGGGCGTTTGACCTATAATCGCCACAGCGGTAAAGATGGGGCCTTCAAGGCCGTCGTTTCCGTAAAAGCTTATATTTATGAGCTGCATGACAAGGCGGTCGAGGTACAGCTGGAAGCTTGGGCGGAAAATGGCATACGGGAAAAGCTCCAGCAATCTTTAGCCACGGGGCGCGCGCGTCGAATCGATCTGATCGGACTGGAGGACGAACTGTACCGCCACCATCTGGCGGCGTGGAAAAAGCTGAAGAAGACCGGAATCGAAGTAACGTCGCTTCCGATCGATGTCGTCGTAGACGTCAAGGTGACCAATTCGGGGAAGCATAAGCTTTAAACGAAGAGCGGCTTGCGAAGAAACAAGAAAAGCCGTCCCTTGAGAAGGGACGGCTTGAAGGAACGATGCGCGACTAGAGGACGCGGCGGGCAGTCGTATAGTGATTCTTCCACCAGCCCGAATTGATGCTCGAAATCGTGACGCCAGGGCTGCCGTAAGTATGCAGCACCTTGCCGCCGCCGATGTAAATGCCGACATGGTGGATCGGGGAGTAGAAAAATACGAGATCGCCCGGCTTCAGGTTAGCCTTGGATACGTACTTGCCTGATTTGGATTGCGCCTTGGACTCCCGAGGCAGAGATACGCCGTATTTACGGTACAGAAATTGGGTAAACGAAGAGCAGTCGAAGGAGCTGGTAACACCTGTTTTTGCGCCGAACTTATATCGAACGCCCATGTATTTTTTGCCGAGGGCGATGATGCTGGATGCTTTGGAGCTGGCCGTGACGGTCGCTTCCGCCGCGCTGACCGGCTTCGCCGGCAGAGCCGTTGCTGCGCCTCCGAAAAGAACGGTTGCTGCGACGACCGACGCCATCAATTTCTTAAAGCTATTGGTTGTTGCCATGGATGCGATTCCCCCAATGTTGTTGTAGTCGTGATGTGCTTGCTGCTAGAATCAATATATCAGATTGAAACTTCCCTTCATTTCCCTCTAAGCGGCGGAATGCTTGCTGCGCGGCGGTTTGCGCGATTATATGAAAAACAACTAAGAAAATATTAATTCTGGACAACTGGACAAATGCCTAAAGTACGCTATTTTTGCAAAATTGGATTTGAAACCGTTAAAATGGGGCAATAAGCCGCGGCACAGCCGCGCGAAGGCCCGACACAAAGGAGACTCGGCATGAACGTAACCATTCGCGAGGCGGCAATGACGAAGGACGAGGTTAACGGATATGTAGGAAAAGTCGTGTTTGAGGTCGAAGGACACGAGGCGGCTTACGAAATGGCGCTGCAAAGCGACAAGGGCAAAGAGTGGAGTTATTCGCTGTTTTTCGCGGGCAAATCCGGCAGCGAAGAGCAGATCGACGCGGTGGACGCAGAGATCGATTCCAACGACGAGCTTTACGAGCGGCTGGTGGATGCGGCTATCGACGCGTTGGAATAGAAGAATCTCCTATTATTTTACTTGGCTAACGATTTAGGATATATTATAGGGCAGAGCGGTACATGAAGCTTGCATACGATCCCTATAAAAGACATCGGTCCCTTCCCGTCCGGGAAGAGACCGATTTTTGTCATTGGCCTTGGCCGAAGCCGTCAATCGCACAATCCGAGTTACTTGACGATGAGAACCGGTACCTTGGCATGCTGCATGACGTTGTGACTGACGCTGCCGAGCACGAACTCGCGGATGCCGCCGAGGCCGCGGCTGCCGAGCACGATGAGGTCGGCGCCGTTATCGCCGGCATAATCGAGGATCGTATTCGCAGGATCGCCGTCGATCAGCTTGAACGTCGCATTGATCGTACCGGGCACGAGCGTCTTCGCTTCTTCAAGCACCTTGAAGGAGTGGTCCATGTATTGCTGGGACCAGTCCGCCGGCAGCGTGACCATGAAGTCGCCGTTGTTGACGAGCGGTACCTGGTAGACATGGAGTACCGTAAGCGCCGCCCCGCTGCTCTCCGCGAGCGCGGAGGCATGGGAGATGGCCTTGCGCGACAGGTTCGAACCGTCGAATGCGACCACAATGTTTTTGTAGCTCATCGAAATAGCCTCCTCGCCGATCTATGTAACTTGCATGTGCCATGTATCTTCCTCTATTTAACCACACTTAATCTGACGTAATCAATTTGAAGGGAGCTTCGATTCGTGTCAGAAGATAAACGATTCCGTGAAGAAACGGTGAAGCTGGAACATACGAAGACTTCGATCCGCGAGCAAATCGCCGGCATCGGGCCCCGGTATACCGGCAACGATTATACCGAGCAGACGCTCGACGCCATCCGGCAGGAGCGCAAGCTCCGTCTAACGACGTCCGAAAAAGAGCCATACTTCGGCAGGCTCGACTTCAGGGAAGAAGGCAAGAGCGAGCCATTGCCGCTGTATATCGGCAAATCGGGCGTCGGCGAAGAAAACGGTCACCGTCTGCTTGTCGTGGATTGGCGGGCGCCGGTATCAAGCTTGTTCTACGCCTTCTCGGGCGGCAATCCGGAGGTTGCCTACGATTCCCCGGAAGGTGCCGTGTCCGGCACCGTCCATCTGAAGCGCAATTTGCTCGTGCGCGAAGGCGAGCTGCAGCGCGTCGTGGACAGCTACGCCGAAGGCGGCGAGCAGGGCGGCTCGGCAGGCGACGAATTTCTGCTCCACAAGCTCGGCGAGAGCAAGGACAACAAGCTCCGCGATATCGTTTCGACGATCCAGCAGGAGCAGGACGCGATCATCCGAACCGAGAAAAACAAAGCCGTTTTTATCCAGGGCGTAGCGGGAAGCGGCAAGACGACGGTTGCGCTGCACCGGCTCGCTTACTTGCTGTACCGATACCAGGACCGCGTACGCGCCGACCGCATGATGATCCTTGCGCCGAGCCAAATGTTTTTGAATTATATTTCTGGCGTGCTGCCGGAGCTTGGCGTCGGAGATATCGGCCAGCAGACATTCGAGGACTGGGCGCTCGAGCA from the Cohnella hashimotonis genome contains:
- a CDS encoding Ger(x)C family spore germination protein gives rise to the protein MHAAMRILALAIMVVVLTACWDQRSIQETSYVTSLGIDYDEKEELYSIYGTLITMSDVAKTEGASGKAFPSYIGHGKGESPQLALKALYRSTQLRPSLDHLMTIVVKENALTRIPDILDSFNRSRTVRYNISMAATTEPLDELLASDTFFNSPMYTFLYTRRVRGPAVPAVQMMNLQAFIRQFYEKSHTTLLPVLKLDRSSWKQGGKSKKYIYFDGAHAIVGQKQHEELGEPLVQGVKWFHSDQKGAFLEVRDDEGKFVAIFAVTTGKGRLTYNRHSGKDGAFKAVVSVKAYIYELHDKAVEVQLEAWAENGIREKLQQSLATGRARRIDLIGLEDELYRHHLAAWKKLKKTGIEVTSLPIDVVVDVKVTNSGKHKL
- a CDS encoding C40 family peptidase, which codes for MATTNSFKKLMASVVAATVLFGGAATALPAKPVSAAEATVTASSKASSIIALGKKYMGVRYKFGAKTGVTSSFDCSSFTQFLYRKYGVSLPRESKAQSKSGKYVSKANLKPGDLVFFYSPIHHVGIYIGGGKVLHTYGSPGVTISSINSGWWKNHYTTARRVL
- a CDS encoding universal stress protein gives rise to the protein MSYKNIVVAFDGSNLSRKAISHASALAESSGAALTVLHVYQVPLVNNGDFMVTLPADWSQQYMDHSFKVLEEAKTLVPGTINATFKLIDGDPANTILDYAGDNGADLIVLGSRGLGGIREFVLGSVSHNVMQHAKVPVLIVK